GAAATGCATTTTGCCCGTGAGCAGTTGAAGGGACAGCTCCTGCTGTCGATGGAGAGCACCGACAACCGCATGACGCGGCTGGCGAAGAACGAGATCTATCTCGGCCGCAATCCCTCCATCAACGAAGTCATCGCGGGTTTTGACCGGGTTACGGCGGATGATATCCAGAAACTGGCCGCCTCCATCCTCCGCGACGACTATCTGACCCTGCAGGTGATGGGCCGGGTGAACGCGGGCGATTTTCCGGCCGTCGACCTGACCCTCGGCTGAGCGACCCTTTTTGTTTTTTTTCTGAAGCCAGACCTTTAACCGTATCGCTTTATTTCGGCAAGGAAGCCATTTCATGCAGCCGATCGACGTGCGTGTCATGCGTCTGCGGACCGATGCGATTCTCCCCCGGTACATGACCGAACTGGCCGCCGGTATGGACCTCTGCGCCGCCCTTGATGCGCCTCTCCATCTTGCCCCCGGCGCCCGCTGCCTGGTGCCGACCGGCATCGCCCTGGCGATTCCCGCCGGCTTCGAGGGGCAAGTCCGCCCCCGTTCCGGCCTCGCCCTGAAGAACGGGGTGACGCTCCTCAATACCCCGGGCACCATCGATGCCGACTATCGAGGGGAGATCGGGGTGATCGTCATCAATCACGGCCAGCGCGAGGTGGTCATCGATCATGGGGACCGGATCGCCCAACTGGTCATCGCTCCGGTCCGGCGGGCGACGCTGAACCTCGTCGAGTGCCTCGAGGCGACCGGGCGCAACGCCGGCGGTTTCGGCCACACCGGCGTCAACCACCGGAGCTGACATGGACCGGCATCCGCATCCTGAAGAGTTGCTCGAGTTTCCCTGCGACTACTTGTTCAAGGCCTTTGGACCCAACGACCCAGACGGCGTTTTTCAGGAGGCGGTCCGGGCAGCGGTCGACGCGGTGACGCCGGTCTCCCTGGATGCTGTAAAGTTGAGCCGGAGCGCCGGCGGAACCTATCTCTGCGTCACCGTTATGGTGCGCCTGCATACTTTTCAGCAGCTGGAAGCGATCTACGCTGCCCTGCGCCGGGTCGAAGGGCTCAAATACCTGCTCTGAGCCGACCTGGGGGAACATAAAAAAAATTATCGAGGAACCCTGCCATGCGAGACCCACGCATTGAAGAACTGGCGCGTATCCTGACCGGGTATTCCACCGCTGTGCAGCCGGGGAACATCGTGCTGATCAGTGCCTCCGGGATCGAGAGCCTGCCGCTGGTTACCGCCGTGCATGCCGAGGCGTTGCGGGCCGGTGCCCGGCACGTCGAGGTCGAGCTCGACCTGCCCGATCTGCGCCGCCAGTTTTTTGATCTGGCCGGCGCCGAGCAGCTCGCCTATTTCCCCGAGCATCGCCTGAATTTCATGCGGCAGGTGGACGTCTCCATCGGCATCGGCGCCCCTGACAACGTCATGACCCTGGCCCGCGCCGACCAGCAGAAGATCGTCGGCCACCAAAAGCTGCTGCACCCCATTCAGGAGGAGCGGGTCAAGAACACCCGCTGGGTGGTGACCCGTTTCCCCACCTACGGCGCCGCCCAGGACGCACGGATGAGCCTGGCCGAATACGAGGAGTTCTTCTACGCCGCCTGCAATGTCGACTGGGCTGCGGAGTCTCGCAAGCAGGACCGGCTCAAGCAGCTGCTCGACCGGGCGAACGAAGTACGCATCAGCGCCTCCGATACCAACCTGCGCTTTTCCCTGGCCGGCATGCAGGCGGTTAAATGCGACGGTCGCTACAATATTCCGGACGGCGAGGTCTTTACCGCGCCGGTTCGCGACAGCGTCGAGGGGTTCATCACGTTCAACGCCCCGACCCTTTATGGCGGGCGCGAATTCAACCAGATCCGCCTCGAATTCGAGCGCGGTCGGATCGTCCGCGCCACGGCGCCGCGCGAAGAAGAGGCGCTCAACCGCATCCTCGACACCGACGAAGGCGCCCGCTACATCGGCGAGTTCGCCATCGGCGTCAACCCGCGGATTCTCGCCCCGATGCGCAACATTCTCTTCGACGAGAAGATTTTCGGCTCCATCCACCTGACCCCCGGCGCTTGCTACGACGAGTGCGACAATGGCAATCAGAGTGCAGTCCACTGGGATATGGTAAAATTGCTCGCAGGGGACGGGACGATCGCTCTCGACGGCGAGCCGATCCAGGTCGACGGGCGCTTTGTCCACCCCGACCTGCTGGAGTTGAACCCGTCCTGAGTTGCAACGTATTTAATTGAAATTCTTGACCGTCAGCCTGGAGGAGAGTCCGCGTGCTTGTGTCCATCAATCCGCAGAATCCGCAGCCCCGCCTGATTAACCAGGTCGTAGAGGTGCTCAAGCAGGGGGGGGTGGTCGGCTACCCGACCGACACCACCTATGGCATCGGTTGCGACATCTTCAACAAGAAGGGGGTCAAGAAGATCTACCAGATCAAGCAGCGCGACCCCCGCAAGCCGTTCTCCTTCATCTGCGCCGACCTCTCCGACGTGGCAAACTACGCCCAGGTCAGCAACTTCGCCTTCAAGATCATGCGGCGGCACCTCCCCGGTCCCTACACCTTCGTGCTGGAGGCGACCCGGGTCGTTCCCGACCTGCTCACCACCCGACAGAAGACCGTCGGCATCCGTATCCCCGACAACCCCATCGCCCTCGCCATCGTCCGCGAGCTCGGGCATCCCCTGGTGACGACCAGCGCCAACGTCTCCGGGGAGGAGACCTACCAGGATCCCCAGGAGATACAGGAGTCCATGGGACACATGCTCGATCTGGTGGTGGACGGAGGCATGCTGCTGGGCGAACCGTCGACCGTCATCAGCCTGGTCGACGACCGGATCGAAGTTCTGCGGCAGGGCAGCGGCGACACGTCCTGGATTCATCAGCTCTAGTGAAGGAGACCGTCGCCATGGGCAGGAGACGAACCCGATTCGCCCTCATCGCCTTGGCGCTCGCCGGGCTGTTGCTGCTGGTGGCTCCCGCCGCCCTCGTCGCGGCGG
This window of the Desulfuromonadales bacterium genome carries:
- the dut gene encoding dUTP diphosphatase, whose amino-acid sequence is MQPIDVRVMRLRTDAILPRYMTELAAGMDLCAALDAPLHLAPGARCLVPTGIALAIPAGFEGQVRPRSGLALKNGVTLLNTPGTIDADYRGEIGVIVINHGQREVVIDHGDRIAQLVIAPVRRATLNLVECLEATGRNAGGFGHTGVNHRS
- a CDS encoding DUF493 domain-containing protein, with the protein product MDRHPHPEELLEFPCDYLFKAFGPNDPDGVFQEAVRAAVDAVTPVSLDAVKLSRSAGGTYLCVTVMVRLHTFQQLEAIYAALRRVEGLKYLL
- a CDS encoding aminopeptidase; amino-acid sequence: MRDPRIEELARILTGYSTAVQPGNIVLISASGIESLPLVTAVHAEALRAGARHVEVELDLPDLRRQFFDLAGAEQLAYFPEHRLNFMRQVDVSIGIGAPDNVMTLARADQQKIVGHQKLLHPIQEERVKNTRWVVTRFPTYGAAQDARMSLAEYEEFFYAACNVDWAAESRKQDRLKQLLDRANEVRISASDTNLRFSLAGMQAVKCDGRYNIPDGEVFTAPVRDSVEGFITFNAPTLYGGREFNQIRLEFERGRIVRATAPREEEALNRILDTDEGARYIGEFAIGVNPRILAPMRNILFDEKIFGSIHLTPGACYDECDNGNQSAVHWDMVKLLAGDGTIALDGEPIQVDGRFVHPDLLELNPS
- a CDS encoding L-threonylcarbamoyladenylate synthase; this encodes MLVSINPQNPQPRLINQVVEVLKQGGVVGYPTDTTYGIGCDIFNKKGVKKIYQIKQRDPRKPFSFICADLSDVANYAQVSNFAFKIMRRHLPGPYTFVLEATRVVPDLLTTRQKTVGIRIPDNPIALAIVRELGHPLVTTSANVSGEETYQDPQEIQESMGHMLDLVVDGGMLLGEPSTVISLVDDRIEVLRQGSGDTSWIHQL